One Lacticaseibacillus rhamnosus genomic window carries:
- a CDS encoding alpha/beta hydrolase: MRLIKRILLVVAVLIIGLAPSGQLVEADTTPTIFVHGYRGTAFSTNQLIESAEAAGVAKRSMVVTVSPNGQLNVQGDLHATAAPIIQVIFQNNTAGEEVDSQWLAKILTMLHQRYGVTRLNAVGHSMGAYAVIAAAMAQTPVELEKVVVIAGPYDGLLGWNDKPHELQLAADGRPSLIRPEYARLLQRREHFRAKSVLNIYGNVQDGSDTDTVVSVNSALSLGYLLRGLTKYQTLAVTGPHAQHSRLHEHNVAVDRAMLQFIWGK; encoded by the coding sequence ATGCGTTTAATTAAACGAATACTGCTAGTTGTGGCGGTTCTGATCATTGGCTTGGCCCCAAGCGGTCAATTAGTCGAAGCCGATACGACGCCGACTATATTTGTTCATGGTTATCGGGGGACCGCGTTTTCCACTAACCAACTTATAGAATCGGCGGAGGCTGCCGGGGTGGCCAAACGAAGCATGGTCGTGACCGTCAGTCCAAATGGCCAATTAAATGTGCAAGGAGACTTGCATGCCACAGCTGCACCCATTATTCAGGTGATTTTTCAAAACAATACGGCTGGCGAAGAAGTCGATAGTCAGTGGCTGGCCAAAATTCTAACTATGTTGCATCAGCGCTATGGCGTTACCCGGCTAAATGCGGTTGGCCATAGTATGGGCGCTTATGCCGTGATTGCCGCCGCGATGGCACAAACACCGGTAGAACTGGAAAAGGTAGTTGTGATTGCCGGCCCATACGATGGTTTACTGGGATGGAATGACAAACCCCATGAACTGCAATTGGCAGCTGATGGGCGGCCCAGTTTAATTCGACCCGAGTACGCGCGACTTTTGCAAAGACGTGAACACTTCCGGGCTAAATCGGTTTTGAATATTTATGGTAATGTTCAAGACGGCAGTGACACAGATACGGTCGTAAGCGTTAATTCGGCTTTGAGTCTAGGCTATTTGTTGCGAGGGCTAACGAAGTATCAAACGTTAGCAGTGACCGGACCGCATGCCCAACACAGTCGCTTGCATGAACACAATGTCGCCGTTGACCGCGCGATGTTGCAGTTTATCTGGGGAAAGTAG
- a CDS encoding biotin transporter BioY has product MHTKTLTRMGLLLAVLIGLAFAPPITVGFLGVPIVLQNMGVMLVAMLLPTRPATITIGMLLALAALGLPVLTGGRGGIAVFMGPTAGFMYGWLLTPLAYAGITHFLKRDFWLTKAIGMTFGGVLLTELLGALWLTATTSIGFVPAILSVLIYIPGDLLKMALTVLVVQQLTAVIPALRQN; this is encoded by the coding sequence ATGCATACAAAGACGTTGACACGGATGGGGTTATTGTTAGCTGTATTAATCGGGTTGGCATTTGCCCCACCAATTACCGTTGGATTCTTGGGTGTACCAATCGTTTTACAGAATATGGGTGTCATGTTGGTCGCCATGTTATTGCCGACGCGTCCGGCAACCATTACGATCGGCATGTTACTGGCGTTGGCTGCGTTAGGATTGCCAGTGTTGACTGGAGGACGCGGTGGCATTGCTGTCTTTATGGGCCCGACAGCCGGCTTTATGTATGGCTGGTTGCTGACGCCGCTAGCGTACGCGGGCATCACGCATTTCCTGAAACGGGATTTCTGGCTCACAAAAGCAATCGGCATGACATTTGGCGGCGTTTTGCTGACAGAACTTTTGGGCGCATTATGGCTAACGGCCACGACCAGTATCGGATTTGTGCCTGCCATTTTAAGCGTTCTGATTTATATTCCAGGCGACTTGCTTAAAATGGCACTGACCGTGTTAGTTGTTCAGCAACTGACCGCTGTTATTCCGGCGTTGCGCCAGAACTGA
- a CDS encoding acyltransferase family protein, giving the protein MKVRSSHQRIEWIDVAKGLGIIAVVLGHFYPRNTTFYESLYWWHMPLFFMIGGFFVKPTTLPTLKAFLARRFWPLLKQYFGYGVGLILLNFIIEQRTPAFTVDYLRRLIYGGTELNGYLSVFWFVTVYAFSSLLFSLLRGYLPKVWHEAILMAGLFWLGFSYPNAENVLGFPIPGNLDLVLVALPYMFVGWWLFHYARHIVTQPWFMLVALGVFAGLFVAQSRGQIDFLLYMKSHHLTDPLLASFVPVIICGGLFAGAKTLTGTVLGDWLDRIGRSTLPIMYGHKAVGYVLEKLGDPNLLVLVAAGVTIPLFLAYAGRYVRERWQGGGLYAFN; this is encoded by the coding sequence GTGAAAGTCCGATCATCGCATCAGCGAATTGAATGGATTGATGTTGCCAAGGGCCTCGGAATCATTGCGGTTGTGCTGGGACATTTCTATCCGCGCAACACAACCTTTTATGAAAGTCTGTATTGGTGGCACATGCCGTTGTTTTTCATGATTGGCGGTTTTTTTGTTAAGCCGACAACGCTGCCAACCTTAAAAGCTTTTCTAGCGCGACGTTTTTGGCCATTATTGAAACAGTACTTTGGTTACGGCGTCGGTTTAATCTTGTTGAACTTTATCATTGAACAGCGCACCCCGGCGTTTACCGTTGATTATTTGCGACGGTTAATTTATGGTGGGACCGAATTGAATGGCTACTTGTCAGTTTTCTGGTTTGTGACGGTATATGCGTTCAGCAGCTTGCTGTTTAGCTTATTGCGCGGGTATTTGCCAAAAGTCTGGCACGAAGCAATTTTAATGGCCGGATTGTTCTGGTTAGGGTTTAGTTACCCTAACGCTGAAAATGTTTTGGGATTTCCGATTCCCGGCAATCTTGATTTAGTATTGGTTGCATTGCCTTACATGTTTGTGGGCTGGTGGTTATTTCATTACGCTCGCCATATTGTCACGCAACCATGGTTTATGCTAGTTGCGCTTGGTGTTTTTGCCGGTTTATTTGTTGCCCAGTCGCGCGGTCAAATCGACTTCTTGCTTTACATGAAGTCGCACCATCTAACGGATCCATTACTTGCTAGCTTTGTGCCGGTTATTATCTGCGGCGGTTTATTTGCCGGTGCGAAAACATTAACCGGAACCGTGCTTGGAGACTGGCTAGATCGCATTGGTCGTAGTACACTACCCATAATGTATGGGCACAAGGCGGTCGGCTATGTGCTGGAAAAGTTGGGCGATCCGAATTTACTTGTTTTAGTTGCTGCTGGTGTGACGATTCCTCTTTTCCTTGCTTACGCGGGCCGCTATGTGCGCGAACGCTGGCAAGGTGGAGGATTATATGCGTTTAATTAA
- a CDS encoding type 1 glutamine amidotransferase, with the protein MKLTVMQHANAEDLGVIKEWAADQGIETVTYRPDQGDPIAQLNPADIDGLIVLGGPMSVNDDLDWLAAERILIRSLNKLNRPVLGICLGAQQITKAFGANVYRMPKPEEGIGTVKGTDGTLLNVFHWHGEAMSRLPGSQILYENEHALQGFAYHERIVGLQFHLEVTPAMITAIGAVADKPQAPVNEALLEPGHQVLTAILERLFK; encoded by the coding sequence ATGAAGCTTACAGTCATGCAACATGCAAATGCCGAAGATCTTGGGGTGATTAAAGAATGGGCCGCAGATCAGGGGATTGAAACAGTCACCTATCGACCGGACCAAGGCGATCCAATTGCCCAGTTAAATCCAGCTGATATTGATGGGTTGATTGTGCTTGGCGGGCCGATGAGTGTGAATGATGATCTCGATTGGCTTGCTGCTGAACGGATTTTGATTCGCAGTCTGAACAAACTTAACCGGCCTGTTTTAGGTATCTGCCTTGGAGCACAGCAAATTACCAAAGCGTTCGGCGCCAATGTGTATCGCATGCCGAAACCTGAGGAAGGCATCGGGACAGTAAAAGGAACGGATGGGACGTTATTGAATGTTTTCCATTGGCACGGCGAAGCGATGAGTCGATTACCCGGCAGTCAGATACTGTATGAAAATGAGCACGCACTGCAAGGCTTTGCTTATCATGAGCGGATTGTGGGCTTGCAATTTCATTTGGAAGTCACGCCTGCAATGATTACAGCGATTGGCGCGGTAGCTGATAAACCGCAAGCGCCGGTCAACGAAGCACTGCTAGAGCCGGGACATCAGGTTTTGACGGCTATTTTAGAACGGCTGTTTAAATGA
- the queG gene encoding tRNA epoxyqueuosine(34) reductase QueG encodes MDLKATIKQHAKDLGIDKIGFTTADNFAALKPSLLAQKAAGHTTGFEHQNLDERLYPDKIFDQPQSIIAIALAYPSKIHDRPPRTGPKRGRFARASWGIDYHTVLDRKMAALIRFIKKTAKSQTDIRFKPMVDTGELIDVAVAQRAGLGFIGKNGLLITPEFGSYVYLGEIITNIKFAPDEPMSCQCGTCTRCIDFCPPHALLGDGRMNGQRCLSYQTQTKGFMDPEFRPMIRNVLYGCDICQQVCPFNKGKDFHVHPEMEPDPDTVMPELIPMLTLSNKGFKNRFGKLAGAWRGKKPLQRNAIIALVNLHDRSAVPHLLEVIDTDPRPMIRATAAWAVSELAATPNAELTTFLEKAQAKETTALAQAEFQKALERIAQR; translated from the coding sequence ATGGATCTTAAAGCTACGATTAAGCAGCACGCCAAAGATCTGGGTATTGACAAAATCGGGTTTACGACAGCCGATAACTTTGCTGCATTAAAACCAAGCCTTTTGGCACAAAAAGCTGCCGGCCACACAACTGGCTTTGAACACCAGAATCTGGACGAGCGGCTCTATCCGGATAAAATTTTCGACCAACCGCAAAGTATTATCGCCATTGCGCTGGCTTATCCCTCGAAAATTCACGACCGACCACCACGAACCGGTCCCAAACGTGGGCGCTTTGCTCGTGCCAGCTGGGGAATTGATTATCACACGGTTCTCGACCGGAAAATGGCAGCACTCATTCGCTTTATTAAAAAAACCGCCAAGTCACAGACTGATATCCGCTTTAAACCCATGGTCGATACCGGCGAACTAATTGATGTGGCAGTTGCCCAACGAGCAGGGCTGGGTTTTATCGGTAAAAATGGTTTATTAATTACACCCGAGTTCGGTTCCTATGTCTATTTAGGCGAAATCATAACCAATATTAAATTTGCCCCTGATGAACCCATGTCATGTCAATGCGGCACATGCACCCGCTGTATCGACTTTTGTCCACCGCATGCTTTACTCGGCGACGGTCGAATGAACGGACAACGCTGCTTATCTTACCAGACACAGACAAAAGGGTTTATGGACCCGGAATTTCGGCCAATGATTCGCAATGTTTTATACGGCTGTGATATTTGTCAGCAAGTGTGCCCGTTCAACAAAGGCAAAGATTTTCACGTTCATCCTGAAATGGAGCCTGACCCGGATACTGTCATGCCGGAATTGATCCCGATGCTGACGCTAAGCAATAAAGGATTCAAAAACCGATTCGGGAAGCTTGCCGGTGCCTGGCGGGGAAAAAAGCCCTTGCAACGTAATGCGATCATTGCTCTTGTCAATCTCCACGATCGCAGTGCCGTCCCTCATTTGCTTGAGGTGATCGATACCGATCCCCGCCCCATGATTCGCGCGACTGCCGCATGGGCTGTAAGCGAGCTTGCCGCAACCCCAAATGCTGAATTGACAACATTCCTGGAGAAAGCGCAAGCAAAAGAAACCACTGCTTTGGCGCAGGCAGAATTTCAAAAAGCACTTGAGCGAATCGCGCAACGTTGA
- a CDS encoding TIGR02452 family protein, whose product MEQVKMYWETMKVFKANPEMPKTELISQPLPQTPAQGSTAPQIAIRNVDVFQLMSELTGKIGVMNFASPIHPGGGVMFGARAQEESIAKGTFLVPALKQHMADYYDVNCQQANRGLFSSKLIYAEHVRQVFDDQGRRLPNKYVDIVTVAAPDRRVDPQLDDETAMHDIAFKVLQTLRAFKMHAVDQIILGAFGTGVFGNPVKPVAKIFRDTLLMPEFAGAFKRVYFAIYNPGMTTIKAFAAVLKGEDEQ is encoded by the coding sequence ATGGAACAGGTTAAGATGTATTGGGAAACGATGAAAGTTTTTAAAGCGAATCCAGAAATGCCAAAGACGGAACTGATCAGCCAACCATTACCGCAAACGCCGGCACAAGGTTCTACTGCGCCGCAAATTGCTATTCGGAATGTGGATGTTTTCCAGCTTATGAGTGAGTTGACAGGCAAGATTGGGGTGATGAATTTTGCCAGTCCGATTCATCCAGGCGGTGGTGTGATGTTTGGCGCCCGAGCCCAAGAGGAATCGATTGCCAAAGGAACTTTCCTGGTGCCCGCCTTGAAGCAACATATGGCCGATTACTATGATGTCAATTGTCAGCAGGCCAATCGCGGGCTCTTTAGTTCCAAACTGATTTATGCTGAACATGTGCGCCAGGTGTTTGACGATCAAGGCCGGCGATTACCGAATAAATATGTTGATATCGTCACAGTAGCTGCTCCTGATCGTCGGGTAGATCCGCAATTAGATGACGAAACCGCCATGCATGATATTGCGTTTAAGGTTCTCCAAACGTTACGTGCTTTTAAAATGCATGCGGTTGATCAGATCATTTTGGGAGCTTTTGGTACCGGCGTTTTTGGGAATCCCGTCAAACCGGTTGCCAAGATTTTTCGCGACACGTTGTTGATGCCTGAATTCGCCGGTGCTTTTAAACGGGTTTATTTTGCTATTTATAATCCCGGGATGACGACAATAAAGGCGTTTGCCGCGGTGCTAAAAGGTGAAGATGAACAATAA
- a CDS encoding hydrolase has translation MKKLLSTVLFSAVALSAVALSKPGHVNAATKDTDTTVSAPASDKTEADVTYNGGATTVWTSPTVGQQVKRYVATGEHLKFINSKKVYAEIWYETSDHGWVPERYLSINTLQQLSSLTKKADATAVPTQTTSTAEQVAQTSTDNNQAASDAAAQSAAASNAAASSAAASSAAASSVAASNAAASSAAQAAAQQQAQQQAQQQAAAQQQAQQQAAAQQQAQQQAAASQAAVQQQQAPATQTTQTSTNKGTFKISFYDPSVLGSNMGYEGVAANLSVFPKGTKLRITMSNGQVLERTVNDTGSFAYSNPRQLDVAMQGKDIPSAGVLSATVEVIN, from the coding sequence ATGAAAAAGCTCTTAAGTACAGTATTATTCTCAGCCGTTGCTTTATCTGCCGTTGCCTTGTCAAAACCAGGTCACGTTAACGCGGCAACGAAAGATACTGACACCACCGTCAGCGCACCAGCCAGTGATAAGACTGAAGCTGATGTCACTTATAATGGCGGTGCAACAACCGTTTGGACCTCACCGACTGTGGGACAGCAAGTTAAGCGTTATGTAGCAACCGGTGAACATCTTAAATTTATTAATAGTAAAAAAGTTTACGCAGAAATCTGGTACGAAACATCTGACCATGGTTGGGTTCCAGAACGTTATTTGAGCATCAACACCTTGCAGCAATTATCATCATTGACCAAGAAGGCTGATGCCACTGCTGTGCCAACTCAGACAACCTCGACTGCGGAACAGGTTGCGCAAACATCCACAGATAATAATCAGGCTGCATCCGATGCTGCTGCTCAAAGTGCTGCAGCTTCTAATGCGGCTGCCTCAAGCGCCGCTGCATCAAGCGCTGCAGCTTCCAGCGTTGCGGCATCCAACGCTGCTGCTTCCAGCGCGGCTCAGGCTGCGGCTCAACAGCAGGCGCAACAACAAGCTCAGCAACAGGCTGCGGCTCAACAACAGGCACAACAGCAAGCCGCTGCTCAGCAACAAGCACAGCAGCAGGCAGCTGCATCTCAGGCTGCCGTTCAACAACAGCAAGCACCAGCAACCCAGACGACCCAAACATCAACTAATAAGGGCACTTTTAAAATTAGTTTCTATGACCCGTCTGTTTTAGGTAGCAACATGGGTTACGAAGGTGTGGCTGCAAACCTGAGCGTCTTCCCTAAAGGTACTAAGCTGCGAATCACCATGTCTAACGGACAAGTGTTAGAACGAACCGTTAATGATACTGGCTCATTTGCATATAGCAACCCGCGCCAGCTTGACGTCGCAATGCAGGGTAAGGACATTCCATCAGCCGGAGTGCTTTCTGCAACCGTTGAAGTGATCAACTAA
- a CDS encoding class I SAM-dependent methyltransferase, which translates to METPYPNMQDNPNLPVESGDHQPIWQALIKKMPPLTDLRVLVIHCGDGWFCRYALNHGATAVLGIDTDTEAIQNARAAASSDRLRYRIMPDRWLKLLTGPYDLIVGAFDQSPAELKAITQVLSALLNAKGQLVAAVAPPKQPTGDQLAVEELISSQLIINRWYQVTDKRLAETAQLYLLLSSRVH; encoded by the coding sequence ATGGAAACGCCATATCCTAATATGCAAGATAACCCCAACCTGCCAGTTGAATCAGGCGATCATCAACCGATTTGGCAGGCACTCATCAAGAAAATGCCACCGTTGACTGACTTGCGCGTCCTTGTCATTCATTGTGGCGATGGCTGGTTTTGCCGTTATGCTTTGAACCACGGTGCGACAGCTGTTCTTGGGATTGACACCGATACCGAAGCCATTCAAAATGCGCGTGCAGCTGCGAGTTCTGATCGGCTCCGATACCGAATCATGCCCGATCGGTGGTTGAAATTGCTGACGGGTCCCTACGATTTGATTGTTGGCGCATTCGACCAATCGCCAGCGGAATTAAAAGCGATCACTCAGGTTCTTAGTGCCCTGCTGAATGCCAAAGGACAGTTAGTGGCTGCCGTTGCACCGCCAAAACAACCAACCGGTGATCAGTTAGCGGTCGAAGAACTGATCAGCTCACAATTGATCATTAATCGTTGGTACCAGGTTACCGACAAACGGCTGGCTGAAACCGCACAACTTTATCTACTACTGAGTTCACGGGTACATTAA
- a CDS encoding hemolysin family protein: protein MESGQIVPNLLVMLVTFFFAAFFVACEFALVQSRPSALEDMIDKGTGRKAKIERALRMVHNLNEYLSTTQVGVSLAGIILGWIGETTVEFLLVDLFGLTHLSLPNGSLHAVGAVLGVIILTYLEVVLTEIVPKNISIDYPIKTLMLVVTPLHYFHILFFPFVWLLNVSATGIVKMMGMKPADEGNEAFSQAEILSLSKNAVTSGDMEQNDVIYMQRAFELNDKTAKDIMVDRTSLFVIDINTTVKEALRDYLTQGYSRFPVVANGDKDKILGYVYIYDLVKQGQVDPSVKVSKLLRSIINVPEVTPIHNILAQMIKKQTPIVVVVDEYGGTSGIVTDKDIYEELFGTVKDEIDDVSDEYIRKTDNPKVFRVSGKTTLWDFERYFHTDIKAFTDSEIITIAGFIMETHPDLKLHDKVKIDHFNFTVADFSRGFANWFDVTEDPKPVKQTVAEEVKEAKSQHQD, encoded by the coding sequence ATGGAAAGTGGCCAAATCGTCCCCAATTTATTGGTGATGCTCGTCACCTTTTTCTTCGCGGCATTTTTTGTCGCCTGTGAATTTGCATTGGTTCAAAGTCGTCCGAGTGCCTTGGAAGATATGATTGACAAAGGCACAGGCCGCAAAGCGAAAATCGAGCGCGCCTTGCGAATGGTGCACAACTTGAATGAATATTTGTCCACAACCCAAGTCGGCGTTTCGCTGGCAGGTATTATTTTAGGGTGGATTGGTGAAACCACCGTTGAATTCCTGCTGGTCGATTTGTTCGGGTTGACGCATTTAAGCTTGCCTAATGGTAGTTTACATGCGGTAGGTGCAGTTTTAGGGGTCATTATTTTAACTTATTTGGAAGTGGTGCTTACCGAAATCGTGCCAAAAAACATTTCGATTGACTATCCAATTAAAACGTTAATGTTAGTTGTCACCCCTTTGCATTATTTCCACATTTTGTTCTTCCCCTTCGTCTGGTTACTGAATGTCAGTGCGACCGGCATTGTCAAAATGATGGGCATGAAGCCGGCTGATGAAGGTAACGAGGCTTTTTCGCAAGCCGAAATTTTGAGTCTTAGTAAAAACGCCGTAACATCAGGCGATATGGAACAAAACGATGTCATCTACATGCAGCGGGCATTCGAGTTAAACGACAAGACCGCCAAAGATATCATGGTTGATCGCACCAGCCTGTTTGTGATTGATATTAATACCACCGTTAAAGAAGCCTTACGTGATTATTTAACCCAAGGCTATAGTCGCTTCCCCGTCGTTGCAAATGGCGATAAGGACAAAATTTTAGGCTATGTCTACATCTATGATCTGGTTAAACAAGGTCAGGTGGATCCGTCCGTCAAAGTTTCCAAACTCTTGCGCTCCATCATTAATGTACCGGAAGTAACGCCGATTCATAACATCTTAGCCCAGATGATCAAGAAGCAAACGCCCATCGTTGTCGTTGTGGATGAATACGGCGGCACCAGCGGCATTGTGACAGATAAAGATATTTATGAAGAACTTTTCGGCACTGTTAAAGATGAAATTGACGATGTGTCTGATGAATATATTCGCAAAACCGACAATCCTAAAGTTTTCCGAGTCAGCGGCAAGACCACACTTTGGGACTTTGAGCGCTATTTCCACACCGACATTAAAGCGTTCACCGACTCCGAAATCATTACCATAGCCGGCTTCATCATGGAAACACATCCGGATCTAAAGTTACATGACAAGGTCAAAATCGATCACTTTAACTTTACGGTTGCCGATTTCTCCCGCGGTTTTGCCAACTGGTTTGATGTGACTGAAGACCCAAAGCCGGTTAAGCAAACCGTTGCCGAAGAGGTTAAAGAAGCCAAGAGCCAGCATCAAGACTAA